The following nucleotide sequence is from Salvelinus namaycush isolate Seneca unplaced genomic scaffold, SaNama_1.0 Scaffold1443, whole genome shotgun sequence.
catgtctctattatgcatgggaatacttgggaacagatttccaaaattacaatcacttggagctgattattttatttttttacagtcttttatgtccaaccataatttttttaattataattggaaaaaacatatttttttgctCAAAACTTGGGAGGCCAAATAAAAGCCTGCGGGCCACCAGCTGGGGTACCCTTTTGTAGGAGATGACGACCAACGATGTATAGCCTTGCCTTTTCTGAAACTATAGTGCCCCCTGGAGGACATCCTCTCAAACAACCATACTAGTCCCGTTGTATCGCTGGCAGCGTCATATCAACTGCAGAGACTGGGTTCTTATgtctatcagtggaggctgctgaggggaggacagctcaatggctggaacggagcgaatgtaATGACATCAAACGCATGGAAACCATGAGTTTTATACCATTCCACTCCAACCATTATCACGAGCGCGTCCTCACCAATTAAgatgtcaccaacctcctgtgatgtctGTGTTCTGTTATGAACAATGTTCAATTATATATCAATAATCAGTTGATAGAGAACAAATGTGTAACTACTTGCAACAATTGCACAAAACTACTGTTTAAGATTTATGTAATGTTTTATTACAGGGTTCTTTAAGCGATTTACACATGAAAGAATAGAAAATAGCAAAAGTTCAACAACAACTCCATATCCCCCATGATGATGGTTCTGGCACCGGGGTACAAAGCCCTGTATATTTGCTAGCAACAATGCTTCAAGGGTAATGTTGCAAAATGCCCTGTTTCTTACAGTATGTGTACACAAAAATGACATGAAATACTGGGAGCAGTACAGTATGATGGCTAGTTATTGAGATAAGCTCCGGTCATTTGATTTTCATTCCATGATGTTATCATAGAGTTTTGTTCATACTTACATGGGCTATTTAAGTGCTATAAATTCTATCACTTTGACAATGGAACCAAAAACAGTCATCCTAAAACTATGCAAGCTGTAGTTTTAACATTTAAAAAAGACAAACTGTGAAATCTTAGGAAAAATTGAAATACGCCAAAACACGCTCAAAAACATTTTGATAAAAACGACTGCACCTTCCCCACAGACATTTAATTATTAGTGTCAAGTGTGCAGTTCCTTTATTCCTTCATATGAAAGCAATTTTAATCTGGCTGTTCATTTCCCTCTACGGCTATCCAGGTAGTATCAAGATCTGTGCTGCACCTGCTCTGAActaggttgtgttcattaggggaCGCAATAGAAAACCTTTCAAAACGCTTTGCAACGGAAAATAAAAATGAGCCTTTTGTATTGGACAGGTCCAGGTAGGCCCTCGACATTTTCTAACCCTGGTGTCTGTGTAAAAACAAGCCTGCCTTTCCTGTTTTCTTTTGAGTTGGTCAACGAATGCTGAAGACGCAACTTGGCACACTGAGGGCAACATTGCATCATTGTTCCAGCAACCATGAGTGTGTTGAATGTGGGAATGGGGGCTCTACTGGTTCTCGGCAGCTTGGTTCTTCCTCTCCTGCCAGTCTTTCTGCCGCAAGCTCAGTTCTGCCTCAGTGAAGGACGCTGGGCCCCAGTTAGTGATTTTCTGAGGCCCCTTCGACCCTGAGAAAACAAAATCAGAAAGTTCACTTACATCAGTGCAGACAAAGGAAAGCTCACTCACATCAGTGCAGACAAAAGAAAGTTCACTCACATCAGTGCGGACAAAGGAAAGTAAatgaggaaaggaagccactttAGATTATTGAGATGCACCCAGAGAGGgtgaacaaaaaaacaacacaacagAGGGAAGAATGAAGAGAGAGTATTGATAAAAGGAGGAAAGTGTACAGTAATATAGTTGttgtgttacctggttgaacgAGGCGGACTAATCCCTCATGGTGGGCCACTTTATGTTTCCAGGTCCTGGTGTTATTTGCTGCATCCTCCAGTTTCTGCACTACCTCCTGTGACAAACAAAGAAAATACGATATCAGTCGTTTTTTTGATAGTGAAACAGGACAATCCATGGCTCATCTGTAGAACTCTACTGCCACCTACAATTGTCATCTGGTACTATTTGCTTCACAAGGCACCCACCGTTCTAGCACCCCCTACATGTATAATTAGGTATTGTTCTAGCACCACAACTCAAGCATCCCTGTTCCAGCAGAACAAAATGAGTCCTACTCCTGAACTGAAAATAATTGAGAATCTTTGTTCAAAGTACATTTTAGTCCAGAAATAGGTCGTGAATCTTTGTCCTGGAAACCGGCCCTAAAACATCTCTCACCTGGTACTGCTCCAGTGCcccctgcctctctttctctagcTGCTCCAGCTGCAGCATGGCGGCCTGCAGGGCATTCTCCTTGGCCGTTCCCTCCTTCCGCAGCTCCTGCTTCTCCACCTCTGTCTCAGAGATGGCCCTCTGCTGGTGGAGGTGGATCTGTTCCAGCTCAGCCCGCTTGACAGCCTCCTCCTCTAGTAACCTGGAGAGACGTACATTAAGTACAGGGAACAGCCTCCTCCTCTAGTAACCTGGAGAGACGTACTTTAGGTACAGGGAACAGCCTCCTCTAGTAACCTGGAGAGACGTACATTAAGTACAGGGAACAGCCTCCTCCTCTAGTAACCTGGAGAGACGTACATTAGGTACAGGGAACAGCCTCCTCCTCTAGTAACCTGGAGAGACGTACTTTAGGTACAGGGAACAGCCTTCTCTAGTAACCTGGAGAGACGTACATTAAGTACAGGGAACAGCCTCCTCTAGTAACCTGGAGAGACGTACATTAGGTACAGGGAACAGCCTCCTCCTCTAGTAACCTGGAGAGACGTACTTTAGGTACAGGGAACAGCCTCCTCCTCTAGTAACCTGGAGAGACGTACTTTAGGTACAGGGAACAGCCTCCTCCTCTAGTAACCTGGAGAGATGTACTTTAGGTACAGGGAACAGCCTCCTCTAGTAACCTGGAGAGACGTACTTTAGGTACAGGGAACAGCCTCCTCCTCTAGTAACCTGGAGAGACGTACTTTAGGTACAGGGAACAGCCTCCTCTAGTAACCTGGAGAGACGTACTTTAAGTACAGGGAACAGCCTCCTCTAGTAACCTGGAGAGACGTACTTTAGGTACAGGGAACAGTTAGTTCAGAATGTGTAATATACAAACAAAAGGGATATGTTGATCAAAACAATTATATTGCATACATATCCATCCTGGgggtatacacacaaacacaaacatacaaaTTCCCAATGAGAACACAATGTGAAAAGTGCTGAGCCCAGAGAAGCACAAATGTCAGCACAGAGGAAGGAAGGGTTTCTGGACGGGAGGGACTGTTGCCTATGTCTATGTAGGAAACATGTAGATGccttggtgtgtctgtgtggcccccttgtgtctcagtgtgtgtgtgtctgtgtggcccctttgtgtctcagtgtgtgtgtgtctgtgtggcccccttgtgtctcagtgtgtgtgtgtctgtgtggcccCCTTGTGTCTCAGTGTATCCACAGAAatggaattgtgtgtgtgtgtctgtgtgtgtgtcaccctcTTCCACATTGACTCACTCCACTTGGCAGACAATTACAGTGACTCTAGTCAAAGAGACAATCAAGTCCAGGGATCAAGAGTGTGCATGTGTgcctatgtacagtatatgcgtgcctatgtacagtatatgcccgcttatgtgtctgtgtgttgagcACCGACCGGGCCTGGAGCCTGCGGACCGTCTCCTCGTCCTGCCTGGCACGTTTCTCGTCCTCCAGGGCGTCCTCCAGGCGGTGGTACATGTCCTCCAGCTCATGGACGCGCTGCAGGTACTGCTCCAGCTCACTGGACTTCTGAGCCACCTGCTCCTCCATCTCCTGTCGCACCTGAAGACCAGCGACAAGACAATGTAGAAAGAGCACCACAGTTCACCTGAAGACCAGTGACAAGACAATGTAGAAAGAGCACCACAGTTCACCTGAAGACCAGCGACAAGAATGTAGAAAGAGCACCACAGTCCACATGAAGACCAGTGACAAGACAATGTAGAAAGAGCACCACAGTTCACCTGAAGACCAGCGACAAGACAATGTAGAAAGAGCACCACAGTTCACCTGAAGACCAGTGACAAGACAATGTAGAAAGAGCACCACAGTTCACCTGAAGACCAGCGACAAGACAATGTAGAAAGAGCACCACAGTCCACCTGAAGACCAGTGACAAGACAATGTAGAAAGAGCACCTCAGTCCACATGAAGACCAGTGACAAGACAATGTAGAAAGAGCACCTCAGTCCACACGAAGACCAGCGACAAGACAATGTAGAAAGAGCACCACAGTCCACATGAAGACCAGTGACAAGACAATGTAGAAAGAGCACCACAGTCCACATGAAGACCAGCGACAAGACAATGTAGAAAGAGCACTACAGTTCTCTAAAACTAAATCTATTGGCGCTCTTGGACCTGAGGAGTCAGTGGTTAGTAGATTATAGCACTGATAGAAGGGGTTGGTTGGTTAGCAACAAAACCAACGCGCGCACAACTATGGAGAAAAACAGACGGAGTTGGCTTAAGACTGTTGACAACAGGAAAAGTATATTTCGTCTTCAAATGTTTCTTGAAaacatacatttgcacaatgagcacttgttgtctctcaaatatgTTGTTacagttggttagctagctagcgaatccgtcaaaacaagacatggtatcaataacgAGATACATTatgtgaccaaaagtatgtggacacctgctcgtcaaacatttaATTTCAAAatcatttgctgctataacagcctccactcttctggaaaggctttccactagatgttagaacatggctgcggggacatgcttccattcagccacaggtgcattagtgaggttgggcactgatgttaggcaaTTAGGCCTAGCTTgcagtcggctttccaattcatcccaaaggtgttcaatagagttgaggtcagggctctgtgcaggccagtcaagttcttccacaccgatctcaacaaaccatttctgtatggacctcactttgtgcatggggacattgtcatgctgaaacaggaaagggccttccccaaattgttgccacaaagttggaagtaaagaatcgtctagaatgacATTGTATGCTGCAGCTTTAAGATTTCCCCCCACTGGATCTAAggagcctagcccaaaccatgaaaaacatccccagaacattattcctcctccaccaaactttacagttggcactatgcattggggcaggtagcgttctcctggcatccaccaaacccagattcgtctgtcagactgccagatggtgaagagtgattgatcactccagagaacgcatttccactgctccagagtccaatggcagtgagctttacagcactccagccgacgcttagcATTGCGAATGGTGATtttaggtttgtgtgcggctgctcggccatggaaacccatttcatgaagctcccgacgaacagttattgtgctgacgttgcttccagaggcagtttggaactcggtagtgagtgttgcaaccgaggacagatgatttttacacactTTAACActcagcggtcctgttctgtgagcttgagtggcctaccacttcgaagCTGAGCCGTTGTcgatcctagacgtttccacttcacaataagagCACTTACAGTTGTccggggcagttctagcagggcagaaatttgattaaCTAAATTGTTgtaaaggtggcattctatgacagtgccacgttgaaagtcactgagctcttcagtaacgccattcttctgccaatgtttgtctatggagattgcgaggatgtgtgctcaattttatactcctgtcagcaacaggtgtggctgaaatagcccgaatccactaatttgaaggggtgtccacacacttttgtttatatagtgtgaaacgggctgaaacgagccacctacgtttccccacatggcagcttcttgtcctTGTTGCCAGCTATTTGACCATTCATTGATGCACGTTGTCAGCCAAGCAGTCTATTTAACTCACTTATTGAATCTAATAtggctgaactatccctttaatataACTAATTTAACCCATTGCATCTTCTCTTTCATATATTTATTGGAGACCCATTGTCTCTTATAACCAGTCATTTGATTTTATATCCTATGCCCACTAACTTCCTACCATTCAGTCCTACCCTTCAGGCTATGAAAATGAATTATGTGATGATTGGAAACACTTGCCATCGCTAATGCCAATCTGTAAACCTTCCGTTCTTTTTTTTATACATATAACAAAGAAAAGAGGAAACAACCCTTCTGGATACTTCCTGAAACAGAGCAGACATTGGCCTGAGATAATGAAATAATGTAACCTTATTGATGGCAGTCCTATGAACGGAAGATGACATTTATAAAGTGTGTCAGTAGGATGTGTGGAATAAATGTCAAAGGTTATGAGCTTAGGGGTATAGATGGGAGGATGAAAGAACTAGAATGTTGCAATCATTTTCATGGAGCCAAGAATTTACTGAATAAATGAAGAGAACCTGCTGAACAAGCTGAATCAGTGGTTAGGGACAACTTCTACCTACTCCTTGAAGTCTCACATGGTGCAGGACAACTTCTACCTACTCCTTGAAGTCTCACATGGTGCAGGACAACTTCTACCTACTCCTTGAAGTCTCACATGGTGCAGGACAACTTCTACCTACTCCTTGAAGTCTCACATGGTGCAGGACAACTTCTACCTACTCCTTGAAGTCTCACATGGTGCAGGACAACTTCTACCTACTCCTTGAAGTCTCACATGGTGCAGGACAACTTCTACCTACTCCTTGAAGTCTCACATGGTGCAGGACAACTTCTACCTACTCCTTGAAGTCTCACATGGTGCAGGACAACTTCTACCTACTCCTTGAAGTCTCACATGGTGCAGGACAACTTCTACCTACTCCTTGAAGTATCACATGGTGCAGGACAACTTCTACCTACTCTGTAATTCTGAAGTAGCCAGTGTAAGGAAAAATTTGCCAACTAAAAGTGTGAGGGGCAATTTTGTTAAAGTCAATGAAGTAGCCGGCCACATAAGGGGTAGTAGTCAGCGGTGGGTGTAGTTTAAAATACAAACATATTCTCCTTTGACCGCTAAATTGTGAGTAGCTAGGTAGGTACCATTTTCTCCCTCTCCAGGTCCATCCTGTAGCGATCCTGTTGTTCAGTCTGGGTCTGCAggcgtctcctctcctcctccgccGCGTTGGCCGCCGCCTCCTCTAGTTCCTGACCAATAGCAGAGGAGACAGTCGTTACATAATTGACGACAGATACACAATCTTCTCTCTGTCAAAGTTGATTGTGTTTCTGAATTTaaaaatcacttcctgaattgaaaattAAATCTACCCAGTGCAATGCATTAACTAAATTCTTAACCTAAGCTAATGGATATGCGGCTTTGTAAACAAAACTATCTGAAAAGCTCCTAAAGAGGAATTGCAAGCGCAGCACTGGTGTCTGACTTGGCGTCGTCGCAGCACAAAAAAATACGTATTGTGAAGATTTCCCAATGTCATCTTGTGCTGACAAAGCATAGAAAGTAATATATCTTAGTGAGTTGTATCATCTTTTTCTTTCTAAATGAGCTATTTTTACTCAACTTTTTTTAGGGGCATTATTTAGTTGGTACATCCATTATTGGACTTATAATTCATTTACATGTACATCAGAAGCCAAAatctaagtttgttttactccattgtttgtaaacaatgtaaatgtaaatcaacATTGTGTGCagactcaaaacatggttaaaaccatCATTTTGATCTCACAGATGGTCAGTccctgcatccatagctctgtctatgaatttgagagtggttacatttctagAGCCCCATAGCTCAGGTGTTTGCCAACACAGTGGCAGGGtcattttgttattgtttgaactgcagatttccTCTTGGTTGTTaaataagatacttgtatgtttgaggaattttaattatgagatttctgttgtttgaatttggcgccctgcactttcactggctgttgtcatatcatcccgttaacgggattgcagccataagaagttaattaataGGTGATTCATCTAACATTTGACTCTTTCCATGCAGCTGTGACTTGTCATTTGACCTTTCTCGTTCGTTACTCACTCACCATGGCAGGTTAGTGTGAAGTGATCAGCCAATCACAGTGGCTATTGTGTACACGTGAATCCAAGGCCAAAAAGGTTTAAAGGGGGTTGTACCCTCAATCTCCAgtcctgtgtgtatcagagagtaCGAGAGACGGGGACTTGTTGCACCTCAATGGGAGAATGTCTGAACATTCATTGTGCCTCTACTCCTCGATGCATAATGAATGAACAACAAAAGAGAGATTGTTTCCTCGGGAAATCCAATGAATGTCCACGGCTACACTATATGTGTTACATtggacaataaagttgtattgttgTATTGCAAGTCTCGTGTGAGTTTGTCCAAATGAATTGTCAAGGGTCTCATCTATAAGAGCTCAGCTACAATGGGTATTGAGGACAAGCACTGGTATTGGAATGTACAGCACAATCTCTCTACCAATCTCTACAGCGTGAACAAAACGTTTTTTTGTTAGAAC
It contains:
- the LOC120036697 gene encoding switch-associated protein 70-like, whose protein sequence is ELEEAAANAAEEERRRLQTQTEQQDRYRMDLEREKMVRQEMEEQVAQKSSELEQYLQRVHELEDMYHRLEDALEDEKRARQDEETVRRLQARLLEEEAVKRAELEQIHLHQQRAISETEVEKQELRKEGTAKENALQAAMLQLEQLEKERQGALEQYQEVVQKLEDAANNTRTWKHKVAHHEGLVRLVQPGSKGPQKITNWGPASFTEAELSLRQKDWQERKNQAAENQ